ATGTGAAGGAACTGGAACGCCTGCTTGACGCTCGGCTGTTTAAACGGGAGGGGCGCGGCATCGTCCTGACGGAGGAAGGAAGCCGCCTGCTGGCCCATTCCCGCAGGATTCTGAAGGAATACGAGGCGCTGAACGAAGACATGGCATCCGCCGGGAATGCACCCGTATCCGGCGAACTGAGCCTGGGGGCCAGTTCCACGATGGCCCAGTACGTGCTGCCTCCCCTCCTGGCTTTGTTCAGCCGCCGTTATCCGGATATCCGCATACGGTTGAAAAGCGGTAATACGGAAGAAATAGAACAAGCCGTGCAGGATGAAACCGTACAGCTCGGCATTGTGGAAGGCACGGCAACCAGAAAGGACCTCCATTACCTCCCCTTTCTGGCTGATGAAATCATTCTGGCAGGAGGGATGCAGGCCGCGCCGGCGCCCCGGGACGGCCTCACTGCCACCCAGCTTTCCGGCATCCCCCTGATCATGCGGGAACCCGGGTCCGGCACGCGGCGGATCGTGGAGGAAGCGCTGAAAGCCCAGGGAGTCTCCCCGTCCGAATTGCATGTCCTGATGACACTGGGCAATACGGAGAGCATCAAACTTTACCTGGAACATTCCCCGGCGTGCGCCTTTCTTTCCTCCCTGGCCGTCAGGGAAGAGCTCAAGAACGGGAACCTGAAAAGAATCCCCTTGCGCCATATGGAAATCCGCCGTTCCTTCCATTTCGCGACCGGACATGGAGACCACAGCAGGATCAACGAATTGTTCATCAGGTTCTGCAAGAACTATTATAACAAAATCTAATCAACTATAAACGTTTTTGATTAGATTTCATCATGAAACAGGAGTATATATTCCGCTCAGCCGTCCGGCCCCCGGTCATCGGAACGCCGCAAACGGCCCGGACCATCATCCGCTAAAAATCATGTCTCCCAAACGACTCGCCAATCCCCTGCACGGCATTCTGCTGATCGTTCTCTTCTCCTTTTCCGCCTGTTACATTGCGGATTTCCAATGGGTGAAGCACCTTTCCTTCAGCCCGCTGATCGTCGGCATCGTGCTGGGGATGATTTACGCCAACAGCCTGCGCAACCATCTGCCGAAAACGTGGGTCCCCGGCATTCAGTTCTGCACCAAGCAGGTTTTGAGAACGGGCATCGTCCTGTACGGATTCAAGCTGACGTTCCAGAGCGTGATCGACATCGGAGGCGCCGCCCTGCTCATTGACGCGGTCGTCGTGGCCTTCACCATTTTGCTGGGCGCGGGACTGGGCCGCCTGCTGAAGATGGACCGGGATACGGCCCTGCTGACCTCCATCGGCAGTTCCATTTGCGGAGCCGCCGCCGTGCTGGGGGCGGAACCCGTCGTGAAAAGCCAGCCGTACAAGGCGGCCGTGGCCGTCTCCACCGTCGTTATCTTCGGGACGCTCTCCATGTTCCTCTATCCGGCCCTGTTCCGGGCCGGAATGCTGGACCTGACGACGGAACAAATGGGCCTGTTTACGGGAGCCACACTGCATGAAGTGGCGCACGTGGTCGGCGCCGGCAACGCCATGGGACAGGCCATTTCAGACCCGGCCATCATCGTCAAGATGATCCGCGTGATGATGCTGGCCCCGGTACTGGTCATCCTGAGCATCATCCTTTCCCGCAGGGAAGCCGCTGCCGGACAAACGGGGCAAAAACGGAAAATCACCATTCCCTGGTTCGCTTTCCTGTTCCTGGCCGTCATCGGCTTCAATTCCCTGCATCTGCTGCCTTCCGGCGTTGTAAGCGCCATCAATTCCCTGGATACGTTCCTGCTGACCATGGCCATGACGGCCCTGGGCGCGGAATCCAGCTTTGAGAAGTTCAAAAAAGCGGGCGCGCGGCCCTTCCTGCTGGCGGCGCTGCTGTACGCGTGGCTCTTCTTCGGCGGCTACTGGCTTGTGAAAGGAATGACGGCCTGGATGGCCTGAGAAATGCCGTGACATGGTGAAACCGCACTTCCAGCCATCCGCCTCCCCCAACCGCAAAGAATTTTGAATAGCCAAACGGTTTGAAGACGCTATAGTACACGTACCCAGTTTCTAAAACCAATGGCAACCAAATTATTCATTCCCGGACCCACCGAAGTAGCACCTGAAGTACTCGCCGCCATGAGCGGCCCGATGATGGGCCACCGATCCAAGGCGGCCTCCGCCCTGCAGCGCCGCATTTCCGACAATCTGCGCCGCATTCTGCTGACGGAACAGGAAATCCTGCTTTCCACGTCTTCCGGCACGGGCCTGATGGAAGGCGCCGTGCGCTCCTGCACCGCCAAGCGCGCCGCCATTTTCTCCGTGGGCGCCTTTGGCGACAAATGGTACAAGATCGCCACGGGCAACGGCGTCCCCGCCGACATTTTCAAGAGCGAGCTCGGCCAGCCCACCACCCCGGAAATGGTGGACGCCGCCCTGTCCACCGGCAAATACGACACGATCTGCATCACGCACAACGAAACTTCCACCGGCATTCAAAACCCGGTGGAAGATATTGCGGAAGTACTCAGAAAGTACCCGGATGTCGTCTGGTGCATGGATGCCGTCAGCTCCGCCGCGGGTTCCCGCATTGAAACGGACAAGCTGGGCGTGGACGTGCTGGTGACTTCCACCCAGAAGGCGCTGGCCCTGCCTCCCGGCATGGCCGTCTGCACGCTCTCCCCGAAGGCTTACGAACGCACTGCTTCCGTTCCCAACCGCGGCTGCTATTTTGACCTGCGTTCCATTTACGACACCATCCAGAAGAAGGATTACCAGTACACGAACACCCCGTGCGTTTCCATCATGTACGCCATGGACCTCCAGCTCCAGCGCATCATGCAGGAAGGCGTGGACAACCGCTTTGCGCGCCATGAAGCCATGGCCGAGTTCGTGCGCTCCTGGGCGGACGAATATTTCAGCGTTTTCGCCAACCGCGACCACCTTTCCCGCACCCTGACGGTGATCAGCAACACGCGCAACATTGACGTAGCCGCGCTGAACAACGCTTTGATCGAACGCGGCATGCAGCTTGGCAACGGTTACGGCGACTTGAAGAACAAGACGTTCCGCATCGCCCACATGGGCGAACTGACGATGGACGACATGCGTTCCATCACCTCCAACATTGTGGACA
This genomic stretch from Akkermansia biwaensis harbors:
- a CDS encoding LysR substrate-binding domain-containing protein; its protein translation is MITDFRLKVFETVARRLNFTRAAEELFITQPAVTRHVKELERLLDARLFKREGRGIVLTEEGSRLLAHSRRILKEYEALNEDMASAGNAPVSGELSLGASSTMAQYVLPPLLALFSRRYPDIRIRLKSGNTEEIEQAVQDETVQLGIVEGTATRKDLHYLPFLADEIILAGGMQAAPAPRDGLTATQLSGIPLIMREPGSGTRRIVEEALKAQGVSPSELHVLMTLGNTESIKLYLEHSPACAFLSSLAVREELKNGNLKRIPLRHMEIRRSFHFATGHGDHSRINELFIRFCKNYYNKI
- a CDS encoding YeiH family protein; this translates as MSPKRLANPLHGILLIVLFSFSACYIADFQWVKHLSFSPLIVGIVLGMIYANSLRNHLPKTWVPGIQFCTKQVLRTGIVLYGFKLTFQSVIDIGGAALLIDAVVVAFTILLGAGLGRLLKMDRDTALLTSIGSSICGAAAVLGAEPVVKSQPYKAAVAVSTVVIFGTLSMFLYPALFRAGMLDLTTEQMGLFTGATLHEVAHVVGAGNAMGQAISDPAIIVKMIRVMMLAPVLVILSIILSRREAAAGQTGQKRKITIPWFAFLFLAVIGFNSLHLLPSGVVSAINSLDTFLLTMAMTALGAESSFEKFKKAGARPFLLAALLYAWLFFGGYWLVKGMTAWMA
- a CDS encoding pyridoxal-phosphate-dependent aminotransferase family protein, with amino-acid sequence MATKLFIPGPTEVAPEVLAAMSGPMMGHRSKAASALQRRISDNLRRILLTEQEILLSTSSGTGLMEGAVRSCTAKRAAIFSVGAFGDKWYKIATGNGVPADIFKSELGQPTTPEMVDAALSTGKYDTICITHNETSTGIQNPVEDIAEVLRKYPDVVWCMDAVSSAAGSRIETDKLGVDVLVTSTQKALALPPGMAVCTLSPKAYERTASVPNRGCYFDLRSIYDTIQKKDYQYTNTPCVSIMYAMDLQLQRIMQEGVDNRFARHEAMAEFVRSWADEYFSVFANRDHLSRTLTVISNTRNIDVAALNNALIERGMQLGNGYGDLKNKTFRIAHMGELTMDDMRSITSNIVDILKI